Below is a genomic region from Streptomyces sp. NBC_00461.
GCACATCCGGCACGGCTTCTGGAGCGCGGCCCAGACCCTGGGCGTCGGCAGCCGCGCCCGCGACCGCGCCCTGAAGACCTCCGCAAACGTCCTCGCAGTGCTGCTCACGGCCGGCTTCATCGCCGTACCGGTGGGCGTCATGACCGGAGTGGTGAGCTGACATGACTTCTTATGCCGACTACGGGACCGGAGAGCCGGTCGTCGACGACAAGGCGCCCTCCGGCCACGTCAACGAGCGCTGGGACAAGCGCCGTTTCGAGGCCAGACTGGTCAACCCGGCCAACCGGCGCAAGCACACCGTGATCGTGGTGGGCACCGGCCTCGCGGGAGGTTCCGCGGGTGCCACGCTGGCCGAACAGGGCTACCACGTCGTCCAGTTCTGCTACCAGGACTCCCCGCGCCGCGCCCACTCGATCGCCGCGCAGGGCGGCATCAACGCGGCGAAGAACTACCGCAACGACGGCGACTCCGTCCACCGGCTGTTCTACGACACCGTCAAGGGCGGCGACTTCCGGGCACGGGAGTCGAACGTGCACCGGCTCGCGCAGATCTCCGTCGAGATCATCGACCAGTGCGTGGCGCAGGGCGTGCCGTTCGCCCGTGAGTACGGCGGCCTCCTCGACACCCGGTCCTTCGGCGGCGTACAGGTCTCCCGGACCTTCTACGCCCGCGGCCAGACGGGCCAGCAACTGCTGCTCGGCGCCTACCAGGCCCTCAGCCGGCAGATCGCCGCGGGCGCCATCGAGATGCACCCGCGCACCGAGATGCTCGACCTGATCGTCGTCGACGGGAAGGCCCGCGGCATCGTGGCCCGGGACCTGGTCACCGGGAAGATCGACACGTACTTCGCGGACGCCGTCGTACTCGCCAGCGGCGGCTACGGCAACGTCTTCTACCTGTCGACGAACGCCATGAACTCCAACGCCACCGCGATCTGGCGCGCCCACCGGCGCGGCGCCTACTTCGCCAACCCCTGCTTCACGCAGATCCACCCCACCTGCATCCCGCGCACCGGCGACCACCAGTCCAAGCTGACCCTGATGAGCGAGTCGCTGCGCAACGACGGGCGGATCTGGGTGCCCAGGGCCAAGGGCGACGACCGGCCGCCGAACAGGATTCCCGAGGACGAGCGCGACTACTACCTGGAGCGCATCTACCCCTCCTTCGGCAACCTGGTGCCCCGCGACATCGCCTCCCGCGCCGCGAAGAACGTCTGCGACGAGGGGCGGGGCGTGGGCCCCGGCGGACAGGGCGTGTACCTGGACTTCGCCGACGCCATCGAGCGGATGGGCCGCAAGGCGGTCGAGGAGAAGTACGGCAACCTCTTCGACATGTACGCGCGGATCACCGCCGAGGACCCGTACACGGTTCCGATGCGGATCTACCCCGCCGTGCACTACACGATGGGCGGCCTGTGGGTGGACTACGACCTGCAGACCACCATCCCCGGCCTGTTCGCGGTCGGCGAGGCCAACTTCTCCGACCACGGCGCGAACCGCCTCGGCGCCTCCGCCCTGATGCAGGGCCTGGCCGACGGCTACTTCGTACTGCCGGCCACCATCAACGACTACCTCGCCCGCAACCCGCACCACGAGCCGGTCACCGACCAACACTCGGTCGTGCAGGAGGTGTTGGCGGAGACCGAGGACCGCCTCCACCTGCTGCTGTCCGTCGACGGCGACCGCACTCCCGACTCCTTCCACCGCGAAGTCGGCGAACTCATGTGGGAGTTCTGCGGCATGGCGCGTACGGACTCCGGTCTGCGCAAGGCCCTGGAGCGCATCCCGCAGATCCGCGAGGAGTTCTGGCGGCGCATCAAGGTGCCCGGCACCGGCGAGGAGTTCAACCAGTCGCTGGAGAAGGCCAACCGCGTCGTCGACTACCTCGAACTCGCCGAGCTCATGTGCCTCGACGCACTGCACCGGGCCGAGTCCTGCGGCGGCCACTTCCGCGAGGAGTCCCAGACCCCGGACGGCGAAGCGGCCCGCAGGGATGACGAGTTCGGCTACGCGGCGGCCTGGGAGTTCACGGGCACGGGCGAGGCCCCGACCCTGCACAAGGAAGACCTGGTCTTCGAGTACGTCCACCCCACTCAGCGGAGCTACGCATGAAGCTCACCCTGCGCGTCTGGCGGCAGCGGAACGCCGGCGCCGACGGCGCCATGTCCACGTACGAGGTGGACGGCATCTCCTCCGACATGTCGTTCCTGGAGATGCTCGACACCCTCAACGAGGAGCTCATCCTCAAGGGCGAGGACCCCGTCGCCTTCGACCACGACTGCCGCGAGGGCATCTGCGGCGCGTGCAGCCTGGTGATCAACGGTGACGCGCACGGTCCCGAGCGCACCACCACCTGCCAGCTGCACATGCGGTCCTTCAAGGACGGCGACACGATCGACATCGAGCCGTGGCGGGCCTCCGCCTTCCCGGTGATCAAGGATCTCGTCGTCGACCGCTCGGCCTTCGACCGCATCATCCAGTCCGGCGGCTACATCACCGCCCCGACCGGCGCCGCACCGGATGCGCATGCCGCCCCCGTACCGAAACCGGACGCCGACTTCGCGTTCGAGCACGCCGAGTGCATCGGCTGCGGGGCCTGTGTGGCGGCCTGCCCGAACGGGGCGGCGATGCTCTTCACCTCAGCCAAGATCAACCATCTCAACGTCCTGCCGCAGGGCGCGCCCGAGCGTGAGACGAGGGTGCTCGACATGGTGGCGCAGATGGACGAGGAGGGCTTCGGCGGCTGCACGTTGACCGGGGAGTGCGCCACCGCCTGCCCGAAGGGCATCCCGCTGGTGTCCATCACGAGCATGAACAAGGAATGGCTGCGGGCCACGCGGAAGGCGGCCAAGCGGTAGCGGACCGTTCGCCGGTCGGTGCGGACGGGCGGGGCCGGGAGTGGTGCTCCCCGGCCCCGTCTCGCATGTGTGGGGTCTGTAGTGTTCGTGGACGGGAGACCTCATCCTGGAGCGGGCTCGGCGAGATGGAGGCCCGCGGATGGCTGGAGCGCTGCGCACCGGTGAAATGACGGACACCTTTTGACCGTTCGGGCCATGGCCGAGGCCTCCGCCCGAGCCGTTCAACAAGCTCACACCCGTTCTCTCTGCGCCGGACACGTCAAGGTCAGTCGGCATCGGAAGAACAGGGGCGGCGGACCGCATGACACCGCGTCGCCGCCCCCGTCTCGCCGACCCGGCCCGTGACCAGGAGTAAGCCATGACCGGCGTATCCACGCTCGACCGTCCCCCGCAGCCCACGGCACCCACCCGCTACACCGTTTCCCTCGCCCGTGACGAGGCCGACGTGCGTGCCGCACAGCGGCTGCGGCACGACGTCTTCGCGGGAGAGATGGGCGCCCTGCTGGCCACCCCGCAGCCGGGCCACGACATCGACTCCTTCGACGCCTACTGCGACCACCTGCTCGTGCGCGAGGAGGTGACCGGGCAGGTCGTCGGCACCTACCGGCTGCTGCCGCCGGAGCGCGCCGCCGTCGCCGGACGGCTGTACTCCGAGAGCGAGTTCGACCTGACCGCGCT
It encodes:
- a CDS encoding fumarate reductase/succinate dehydrogenase flavoprotein subunit, with protein sequence MTSYADYGTGEPVVDDKAPSGHVNERWDKRRFEARLVNPANRRKHTVIVVGTGLAGGSAGATLAEQGYHVVQFCYQDSPRRAHSIAAQGGINAAKNYRNDGDSVHRLFYDTVKGGDFRARESNVHRLAQISVEIIDQCVAQGVPFAREYGGLLDTRSFGGVQVSRTFYARGQTGQQLLLGAYQALSRQIAAGAIEMHPRTEMLDLIVVDGKARGIVARDLVTGKIDTYFADAVVLASGGYGNVFYLSTNAMNSNATAIWRAHRRGAYFANPCFTQIHPTCIPRTGDHQSKLTLMSESLRNDGRIWVPRAKGDDRPPNRIPEDERDYYLERIYPSFGNLVPRDIASRAAKNVCDEGRGVGPGGQGVYLDFADAIERMGRKAVEEKYGNLFDMYARITAEDPYTVPMRIYPAVHYTMGGLWVDYDLQTTIPGLFAVGEANFSDHGANRLGASALMQGLADGYFVLPATINDYLARNPHHEPVTDQHSVVQEVLAETEDRLHLLLSVDGDRTPDSFHREVGELMWEFCGMARTDSGLRKALERIPQIREEFWRRIKVPGTGEEFNQSLEKANRVVDYLELAELMCLDALHRAESCGGHFREESQTPDGEAARRDDEFGYAAAWEFTGTGEAPTLHKEDLVFEYVHPTQRSYA
- a CDS encoding succinate dehydrogenase/fumarate reductase iron-sulfur subunit, producing MKLTLRVWRQRNAGADGAMSTYEVDGISSDMSFLEMLDTLNEELILKGEDPVAFDHDCREGICGACSLVINGDAHGPERTTTCQLHMRSFKDGDTIDIEPWRASAFPVIKDLVVDRSAFDRIIQSGGYITAPTGAAPDAHAAPVPKPDADFAFEHAECIGCGACVAACPNGAAMLFTSAKINHLNVLPQGAPERETRVLDMVAQMDEEGFGGCTLTGECATACPKGIPLVSITSMNKEWLRATRKAAKR